One Candidatus Nanopelagicales bacterium genomic region harbors:
- a CDS encoding FAD/NAD(P)-binding oxidoreductase, translating into MARPGPRPGTTTLILGGGIGGIVTANRLRRRLGREHRVILVNRDADFTLAASYLWVMTGQRTRTQITRPLRRLERRGIEVLIGEVDGIDPGNRTATVDGQTIDADNLVVALGADYASDQVEGLAATGQTYATLDGAERLHDQLLAIERGRVLIMTAAPLYKCPAAPYEAALFADAILRRRGVRQDVEIAIHAAEPAPMGIAGPTISEAVRQILSQHEIDYQPAHQVTGVEPGRASFADGQEVPFDLLAYMPPIRPPAVLAGSGLVGDSGWIEADRNMLTTAFDGVHAIGDNVSIPLTMGKPLPRAGVFAHAQGHAVADNIAARIRGDQPPARFDGTGGCFIEIGSGRAGYGSGDFYAEPTPSVTIRKPARRWHIGKLLLEQSILRRWL; encoded by the coding sequence ATGGCAAGACCTGGCCCAAGGCCTGGAACCACGACCCTGATTCTCGGCGGTGGCATAGGAGGAATCGTCACCGCGAACCGACTCAGGCGGCGCCTCGGACGCGAACACCGCGTGATCCTGGTGAACCGGGATGCCGACTTCACGCTGGCCGCCTCATACTTGTGGGTCATGACCGGGCAACGCACTCGGACTCAGATCACACGGCCCCTGCGCAGGCTCGAGCGCCGTGGGATCGAAGTCCTCATCGGCGAGGTTGACGGCATCGATCCGGGCAACCGAACCGCCACGGTGGATGGGCAGACGATCGACGCCGACAATCTCGTGGTGGCCCTGGGAGCTGACTACGCCAGCGACCAAGTAGAGGGCCTCGCGGCTACTGGTCAGACCTACGCGACGCTCGACGGCGCCGAGCGTCTGCACGATCAACTGCTCGCCATCGAGCGGGGTCGAGTCCTGATAATGACAGCGGCCCCCCTGTACAAGTGCCCGGCGGCGCCCTACGAGGCAGCGCTGTTCGCCGACGCGATCCTGCGGCGCCGCGGCGTCCGCCAGGATGTCGAAATCGCTATTCACGCAGCGGAGCCGGCGCCGATGGGCATTGCCGGTCCAACGATCTCCGAGGCCGTGCGCCAGATCCTGTCCCAGCACGAGATCGACTATCAGCCCGCCCACCAAGTCACCGGCGTCGAGCCGGGCCGGGCCAGCTTCGCCGACGGCCAGGAGGTCCCGTTCGACCTGCTGGCGTACATGCCGCCGATACGGCCCCCCGCTGTGCTGGCCGGGTCCGGACTGGTTGGTGACAGCGGATGGATCGAAGCCGACCGGAACATGCTCACGACAGCTTTCGACGGCGTCCACGCGATCGGCGACAACGTCTCGATCCCCCTGACCATGGGCAAGCCCCTTCCGCGCGCGGGAGTGTTCGCCCACGCCCAAGGACACGCCGTCGCCGACAACATCGCAGCGCGGATTCGAGGCGACCAGCCGCCCGCGCGGTTCGACGGCACCGGTGGCTGCTTCATCGAGATTGGCTCGGGCCGTGCGGGCTACGGCTCGGGCGACTTCTACGCTGAACCAACACCATCGGTGACGATCCGCAAGCCAGCCCGCCGCTGGCACATCGGCAAGCTGCTGCTGGAGCAG